A part of Curtobacterium sp. MCLR17_036 genomic DNA contains:
- the lgt gene encoding prolipoprotein diacylglyceryl transferase, with product MPLLSIPSPSTAWQYFDLTAWLRDVFGWSLPLDFRIHAYAICILIGIVAAVVLANRRLNARGVERWIIIDIAIWAVPAGIIGGRAFHVLTHVSDYFGPGILWWKPLAIWEGGLAIFGALILGSVGAWIGCRQVGLRFSSFIDAVVPGVLLAQAFGRLGNYFNHELFGMPTSLPWGLQIESSNPAYPAGLPEGTLFHPTFLYEIIWNLVGVAVILLLDRRFQLQWGKVLALYLIWYGTGRSVLESIRVDTSETFAGIRTNVWMSFAAILLGIVIFVVQSRRHTGKEPSPYLPGRQPGPKSDVDSDDTFSEHDDDADDDSTHDHSTDVPSTDPVASPR from the coding sequence ATGCCCCTCCTGAGCATCCCGAGCCCGAGCACCGCCTGGCAGTACTTCGACCTGACCGCATGGCTGCGCGACGTCTTCGGCTGGTCGCTGCCGCTCGACTTCCGCATCCACGCGTACGCGATCTGCATCCTCATCGGGATCGTCGCGGCCGTGGTGCTCGCGAACCGTCGTCTCAACGCGCGCGGTGTCGAACGGTGGATCATCATCGACATCGCGATCTGGGCCGTGCCGGCCGGCATCATCGGCGGCCGGGCGTTCCACGTGCTCACGCACGTCAGCGACTACTTCGGCCCCGGCATCCTCTGGTGGAAGCCGCTCGCGATCTGGGAGGGCGGCCTCGCGATCTTCGGCGCGCTCATCCTCGGCTCGGTCGGTGCCTGGATCGGCTGCCGCCAGGTCGGCCTGCGGTTCTCGTCGTTCATCGACGCCGTCGTGCCGGGCGTCCTGCTCGCCCAGGCGTTCGGGCGGCTCGGCAACTACTTCAACCACGAGCTCTTCGGCATGCCGACGAGTCTGCCGTGGGGTCTGCAGATCGAGTCGTCGAACCCGGCGTACCCGGCCGGTCTGCCCGAGGGCACCCTGTTCCACCCGACCTTCCTGTACGAGATCATCTGGAACCTCGTCGGCGTCGCGGTGATCCTGCTGCTCGACCGCCGCTTCCAGCTGCAGTGGGGCAAGGTCCTCGCGCTGTACCTCATCTGGTACGGCACCGGCCGTTCCGTCCTCGAGTCGATCCGCGTGGACACGAGCGAGACCTTCGCCGGCATCCGCACGAACGTCTGGATGTCCTTCGCCGCGATCCTGCTCGGCATCGTCATCTTCGTCGTGCAGTCGCGACGCCACACCGGCAAGGAGCCGAGCCCGTACCTGCCGGGCCGCCAGCCCGGTCCGAAGTCCGATGTAGACTCCGACGACACCTTCTCGGAGCACGACGACGACGCGGACGACGACTCCACGCACGACCACTCCACGGACGTCCCGAGCACCGATCCGGTCGCGTCCCCGCGCTGA
- the trpA gene encoding tryptophan synthase subunit alpha has product MSQNRTVATTIDTANAERAGAVVGYLPAGYPDLQTSVDAAVALAENGVDVIELGLPYSDPVMDGPVIQRAAEESLANGFRVAHVFDAVQQITERVDVPVLVMTYWNPVLRYGVDRFADDLVSSGAAGLITPDLIPDEASEWTAASERTGLDRVFLAAPSSSDVRMRQAVESSRGFVYAVSTMGVTGARAGVDVAARTVVSRLRDAGVERTCVGLGISTAEQVREVLEYADGAIVGSAFVRALADLGVQGVADRAADLTAGARRG; this is encoded by the coding sequence GTGAGCCAGAACCGGACCGTCGCCACGACGATCGACACCGCCAACGCCGAGCGTGCCGGCGCCGTCGTCGGGTACCTGCCCGCCGGGTACCCGGACCTGCAGACCAGCGTCGACGCGGCCGTCGCCCTCGCCGAGAACGGCGTGGACGTCATCGAGCTCGGCCTGCCGTACTCCGACCCCGTGATGGACGGCCCGGTGATCCAGCGCGCGGCCGAGGAGAGCCTGGCGAACGGCTTCCGGGTCGCCCACGTCTTCGACGCCGTGCAGCAGATCACCGAGCGCGTGGACGTCCCCGTGCTCGTCATGACGTACTGGAACCCGGTGCTGCGCTACGGCGTCGACCGGTTCGCCGACGACCTCGTGTCCTCCGGCGCCGCCGGGCTCATCACGCCCGACCTCATCCCCGACGAGGCCTCCGAGTGGACCGCCGCGTCCGAGCGCACCGGCCTCGACCGCGTCTTCCTCGCCGCCCCCTCGTCGTCCGACGTGCGGATGCGCCAGGCCGTCGAGTCGAGCCGCGGCTTCGTGTACGCGGTCTCGACGATGGGCGTCACCGGCGCCCGCGCCGGGGTCGACGTCGCGGCCCGGACCGTCGTGTCACGGCTGCGTGACGCCGGGGTCGAGCGCACGTGCGTCGGCCTCGGCATCTCGACCGCCGAGCAGGTCCGCGAGGTCCTCGAGTACGCCGACGGCGCGATCGTCGGTTCGGCGTTCGTCCGTGCCCTCGCCGACCTCGGCGTGCAGGGCGTCGCGGACCGCGCCGCCGACCTCACCGCGGGCGCCCGCCGCGGGTAG
- the trpB gene encoding tryptophan synthase subunit beta has product MTSLRDLHGPYFGEFGGRFVPESLVLALDELEAAFRTAWADPEFRAELDALQRDYTGRPSIITEVPRFAKHAGGARVILKREDLNHTGSHKINNVLGQALVARRLGKTRLIAETGAGQHGVATATAAALFGMECVVYMGAVDTERQALNVARMRLLGAEVIPVETGSRTLKDAINEALRDWVANVESTHYLLGTVAGPHPFPEMVREFHKVIGEEARQQVLDTVGRLPDAVAACVGGGSNAMGIFEAFLDDEAVALYGFEAGGDGVETGRHAASITLGRQGVLQGTKSYLMQDEDGQTIESHSISAGLDYPSVGPEHAHLASIGRATYRPITDAEAMEAFRLLSQTEGIIPAIESSHALAGAMQLGKELGPDGVVLVNLSGRGDKDVASASRYFGILDENAVQL; this is encoded by the coding sequence GTGACCTCACTCCGCGACCTGCACGGCCCCTACTTCGGCGAGTTCGGGGGACGCTTCGTCCCCGAGTCGCTCGTGCTCGCCCTCGACGAGCTCGAGGCGGCGTTCCGCACGGCCTGGGCCGACCCCGAGTTCCGTGCGGAGCTCGACGCGCTCCAGCGCGACTACACCGGCCGTCCCTCGATCATCACCGAGGTGCCCCGCTTCGCGAAGCACGCCGGCGGCGCCCGCGTCATCCTCAAGCGCGAGGACCTCAACCACACCGGATCGCACAAGATCAACAACGTGCTCGGGCAGGCGCTCGTCGCCCGTCGCCTCGGCAAGACGCGGCTCATCGCCGAGACCGGCGCCGGACAGCACGGTGTCGCCACCGCGACCGCCGCCGCGCTCTTCGGCATGGAGTGCGTCGTGTACATGGGCGCGGTGGACACCGAGCGCCAGGCCCTCAACGTCGCCCGGATGCGACTGCTCGGCGCCGAGGTCATCCCGGTCGAGACCGGATCCCGCACCCTGAAGGACGCCATCAACGAGGCGCTCCGCGACTGGGTCGCCAACGTGGAGTCCACGCACTACCTGCTCGGCACCGTCGCGGGACCGCACCCGTTCCCCGAGATGGTGCGCGAGTTCCACAAGGTCATCGGCGAAGAAGCCCGGCAGCAGGTCCTCGACACCGTCGGGCGCCTGCCGGACGCCGTCGCGGCCTGCGTCGGCGGCGGCTCGAACGCGATGGGGATCTTCGAGGCCTTCCTCGACGACGAGGCCGTCGCACTGTACGGCTTCGAGGCGGGCGGCGACGGCGTCGAGACCGGCCGGCACGCCGCGAGCATCACGCTCGGCCGACAGGGAGTGCTCCAGGGCACGAAGTCGTACCTCATGCAGGACGAGGACGGCCAGACCATCGAGAGCCACAGCATCTCCGCCGGCCTCGACTACCCGAGCGTCGGGCCGGAGCACGCGCACCTGGCCTCGATCGGCCGCGCGACCTACCGACCCATCACCGACGCCGAGGCGATGGAGGCGTTCCGCCTGCTGAGCCAGACCGAGGGGATCATCCCCGCGATCGAGTCGTCGCACGCGCTGGCCGGTGCCATGCAGCTCGGCAAGGAGCTCGGCCCCGACGGGGTCGTGCTCGTCAACCTGTCCGGCCGAGGGGACAAGGACGTCGCGTCCGCCAGTCGGTACTTCGGCATCCTCGACGAGAACGCGGTGCAGCTGTGA
- the trpC gene encoding indole-3-glycerol phosphate synthase TrpC encodes MLETLVAGALEDAATRRLDRPVTDVERDLDRVAPPLDALDHLRPGDHVKVIAEVKRASPSRGSMAPIEDPASLAADYERGGASTISVLTEGRKFLGSLADLQAVKQRVAIPVLRKDFIADPYQVLEARAAGADVVLLIVAALEQRQLVELHTLAESLGMRVLVEAHSGDEVARGLDAGARILGVNARDLTDFSLDRDLFGSLADRIPDGVVRVAESAVAGPADVAHYRAAGADVVLVGEALVTGADPAATLASFIDAADRG; translated from the coding sequence GTGCTCGAGACCCTCGTCGCGGGCGCGCTCGAGGACGCCGCCACCCGTCGCCTCGACCGTCCCGTGACGGACGTCGAACGCGACCTCGACCGGGTGGCGCCGCCGCTCGACGCCCTCGACCACCTGCGTCCCGGTGACCACGTCAAGGTCATCGCCGAGGTCAAGCGCGCCAGCCCCTCACGCGGGTCGATGGCCCCGATCGAGGACCCGGCATCGCTCGCCGCCGACTACGAGCGCGGCGGTGCGTCGACGATCAGCGTCCTGACCGAGGGGCGCAAGTTCCTCGGCAGCCTCGCCGACCTGCAGGCCGTCAAGCAGCGGGTCGCGATCCCGGTGCTCCGCAAGGACTTCATCGCGGACCCGTACCAGGTGCTCGAGGCCCGCGCGGCCGGAGCCGACGTCGTGCTGCTCATCGTGGCGGCGCTCGAACAGCGGCAGCTCGTCGAGCTGCACACCCTGGCCGAGTCCCTCGGCATGCGCGTGCTCGTCGAGGCGCACTCTGGTGACGAGGTCGCCCGCGGGCTCGACGCCGGTGCGCGCATCCTCGGCGTGAACGCCCGCGACCTGACGGACTTCTCGCTCGACCGCGACCTGTTCGGTTCGCTCGCCGACCGCATCCCCGACGGGGTCGTGCGGGTCGCCGAGTCCGCGGTCGCCGGTCCTGCCGACGTGGCGCACTACCGGGCGGCCGGCGCCGACGTCGTGCTCGTGGGCGAGGCCCTCGTCACCGGGGCCGACCCCGCCGCCACCCTCGCATCGTTCATCGACGCCGCCGACCGCGGCTGA
- a CDS encoding HGxxPAAW family protein: protein MSNTEPAELGEGHSPAAWTAVVIMLIGFAAGTLFFWFDMPWGVWASAAVVLIGLIVGGVMKKAGYGVDGPKFVPKHHGE from the coding sequence GTGAGCAACACCGAACCCGCAGAACTCGGCGAAGGCCACTCGCCGGCAGCCTGGACCGCCGTCGTCATCATGCTGATCGGCTTCGCTGCGGGCACGTTGTTCTTCTGGTTCGACATGCCCTGGGGTGTGTGGGCGTCCGCCGCCGTCGTGCTCATCGGCCTCATCGTCGGTGGCGTCATGAAGAAGGCCGGCTACGGCGTCGACGGCCCGAAGTTCGTCCCCAAGCACCACGGCGAGTAG
- a CDS encoding Trp biosynthesis-associated membrane protein, which translates to MRRSRPIVVVAGLLVAGVVMLAWTQTWFTVHLHAGDAVTGTVDADGAAVVPSYTALAIASLALFLAMTIAGRVLRVVLALVEVLLGLGVVVSGVSALRDPVAAARGAIGQVAGVSDLGAVRRVVTEVDVTPWPVVGIVGGVLAMALGVVAVVVQRSWPGPSRKYGAATAGAAADARASAPVERDAVVDWDDLSAGVDPTTLDGTAAAAADDQGGTGGAVAGPVGDDTVGSTRRRSDDDAGAERGAP; encoded by the coding sequence ATGAGGCGTTCCCGTCCGATCGTCGTCGTCGCCGGGCTCCTGGTGGCCGGCGTCGTCATGCTGGCCTGGACCCAGACGTGGTTCACCGTCCACCTGCACGCGGGCGACGCCGTCACCGGCACGGTCGACGCCGACGGTGCGGCCGTGGTGCCCTCGTACACGGCGTTGGCGATCGCGAGCCTGGCGCTGTTCCTCGCGATGACCATCGCCGGACGGGTGCTGCGCGTCGTCCTCGCCCTCGTCGAGGTCCTGCTCGGCCTCGGTGTCGTCGTCAGCGGCGTCAGCGCCCTGCGCGACCCGGTCGCGGCCGCCCGCGGAGCGATCGGCCAGGTCGCCGGGGTGAGCGACCTCGGGGCCGTGCGCCGCGTGGTGACCGAGGTCGACGTGACCCCGTGGCCCGTCGTCGGCATCGTCGGCGGGGTGCTCGCGATGGCGCTCGGCGTCGTCGCTGTGGTCGTGCAGCGCTCCTGGCCGGGTCCGAGCCGCAAGTACGGCGCGGCGACGGCCGGCGCTGCCGCGGACGCCCGCGCGTCGGCGCCGGTCGAACGCGACGCCGTCGTCGACTGGGACGACCTCAGTGCCGGTGTGGACCCGACGACGCTCGACGGGACGGCCGCCGCCGCCGCGGACGACCAGGGCGGCACGGGCGGCGCGGTCGCCGGTCCCGTCGGGGACGACACGGTAGGATCGACACGGCGTCGCTCGGACGACGACGCCGGAGCAGAACGAGGAGCACCGTGA
- a CDS encoding anthranilate synthase component I → MTAATVSDQPHTTSRPEFDALLGDHRVVPVVRALYADSETPVGVYRKLADGRPGSFLLESAGQGGLWSRWSFVGVRSFGVLTQDGERAAWIDTGIDAARAVGSLEGQPLEVLARLHERWATPRVPGTPPLVGGTVGFIGWEAVRQLEHLPNVPPSDFDVPGQALSFVSELAALDHRTGLVLLVASALNDGVDDPDTLWRDAQARLDRMQADLVQPSVATVAEAFDIAEPSPVHRSTPDEYMASVLRSKDFIRDGDVFQVVISQRFDHEVTADPLDVYRVLRTLNPSPYMYFLALADTADERSWIVGASPEALVKVQGGRAITHPIAGSRPRGATPEQDVRLGEDLLGDPKERAEHLMLVDLARNDLQKVCQPGSVAVTEFMTVERFSHIMHLVSSVEGAVRPEASAIDVFRATFPAGTLSGAPKPRALEIIDELEPAGRGAYAGVVGYFDFAGDADLAIAIRTALIKDGVARVQAGAGLVADSDPETEHVEAVNKAAAPLRAVATANRMREVRA, encoded by the coding sequence GTGACCGCCGCGACCGTCTCCGACCAGCCGCACACGACCTCCCGGCCGGAGTTCGACGCCCTGCTCGGCGACCACCGGGTCGTGCCGGTGGTGCGTGCGCTCTACGCCGACAGCGAGACGCCGGTCGGTGTCTACCGGAAGCTGGCCGACGGCCGCCCCGGCTCGTTCCTGCTCGAGTCCGCCGGACAGGGCGGCCTGTGGTCGCGCTGGTCGTTCGTCGGCGTGCGCAGCTTCGGCGTGCTGACGCAGGACGGCGAGCGTGCCGCCTGGATCGACACCGGCATCGACGCCGCCCGCGCCGTCGGGTCCCTCGAGGGCCAGCCGCTCGAGGTCCTCGCGCGGCTGCACGAGCGCTGGGCGACGCCGCGCGTCCCCGGCACGCCGCCGCTCGTCGGCGGCACCGTCGGCTTCATCGGCTGGGAGGCCGTCCGACAGCTCGAGCACCTGCCGAACGTCCCGCCGTCGGACTTCGACGTCCCCGGGCAGGCACTGTCCTTCGTGTCCGAACTCGCCGCGCTCGACCACCGCACCGGGCTGGTGCTGCTCGTCGCGAGCGCCCTGAACGACGGCGTCGACGACCCCGACACGCTGTGGCGCGACGCGCAGGCCCGGCTCGACCGCATGCAGGCCGACCTCGTGCAGCCCTCGGTGGCGACCGTGGCCGAGGCCTTCGACATCGCCGAGCCGAGCCCCGTGCACCGGTCGACGCCGGACGAGTACATGGCCTCGGTCCTGCGTTCGAAGGACTTCATCCGCGACGGCGACGTCTTCCAGGTCGTCATCTCGCAGCGGTTCGACCACGAGGTGACCGCCGACCCGCTCGACGTCTACCGCGTGCTCCGGACGCTCAACCCGAGTCCGTACATGTACTTCCTCGCACTCGCGGACACCGCCGACGAGCGCTCCTGGATCGTCGGCGCCTCACCGGAGGCCCTGGTCAAGGTGCAGGGCGGCCGGGCCATCACCCACCCGATCGCCGGGTCGCGCCCGCGCGGGGCGACCCCCGAGCAGGACGTCCGCCTGGGCGAGGACCTGCTCGGCGACCCGAAGGAGCGCGCCGAGCACCTGATGCTCGTCGACCTGGCCCGCAACGACCTGCAGAAGGTCTGCCAGCCCGGGTCCGTCGCGGTCACCGAGTTCATGACCGTCGAGCGGTTCAGCCACATCATGCACCTGGTGTCGAGCGTCGAGGGCGCGGTGCGTCCGGAAGCGTCGGCGATCGACGTGTTCCGCGCGACGTTCCCGGCCGGCACGCTCTCGGGGGCACCGAAGCCGCGCGCGCTCGAGATCATCGACGAGCTCGAACCCGCCGGCCGCGGCGCGTACGCCGGGGTCGTCGGCTACTTCGACTTCGCCGGCGACGCCGACCTCGCCATCGCCATCCGCACCGCCCTCATCAAGGACGGCGTCGCCCGCGTGCAGGCCGGTGCCGGTCTCGTCGCGGACTCGGACCCCGAGACCGAGCACGTCGAGGCCGTGAACAAGGCCGCCGCCCCGCTCCGCGCGGTCGCCACCGCGAACCGGATGCGCGAGGTGCGCGCATGA
- the hisF gene encoding imidazole glycerol phosphate synthase subunit HisF, with protein sequence MSVRVIPCLDVQGGRVVKGVNFLDLQDAGDPVELAARYYEQGADELTFLDVGATVENRATMYDTVTRTAEQVFIPLTVGGGVRSVDDVSRLQQCGADKIGVNSAAIARHELVGEIADRFGAQAVVLSLDVKRSDRMPSGFVVTTHGGRTESDLDAVAWAREAVERGAGELLVNSIDADGTKNGFDLDLVAAVRAVSSVPVIASGGAGRVEHFAPAVDAGADAVLAASVFHRGEMTVGDVKAALRATGHAVR encoded by the coding sequence GTGTCGGTCCGGGTCATCCCGTGCCTCGACGTCCAGGGCGGGCGGGTCGTCAAGGGCGTCAACTTCCTGGACCTGCAGGACGCCGGTGACCCCGTCGAGCTCGCGGCCCGGTACTACGAGCAGGGTGCCGACGAGCTGACCTTCCTGGACGTCGGCGCCACGGTCGAGAACCGGGCGACGATGTACGACACCGTGACCCGGACCGCCGAGCAGGTCTTCATCCCGCTCACCGTCGGCGGCGGTGTCCGCAGCGTCGACGACGTCTCGCGGCTGCAGCAGTGCGGGGCCGACAAGATCGGTGTGAACAGCGCGGCCATCGCCCGGCACGAGCTCGTCGGCGAGATCGCCGACCGGTTCGGCGCGCAGGCCGTCGTGCTCTCGCTCGACGTCAAGCGCTCCGACCGCATGCCCTCGGGCTTCGTCGTCACCACGCACGGCGGCCGGACCGAGTCCGACCTCGACGCCGTCGCGTGGGCACGCGAGGCCGTCGAGCGCGGCGCCGGGGAACTGCTCGTCAACTCCATCGACGCCGACGGCACGAAGAACGGGTTCGACCTCGACCTCGTGGCCGCGGTGCGCGCCGTCTCGTCCGTCCCGGTGATCGCCTCGGGAGGCGCGGGTCGCGTCGAGCACTTCGCCCCGGCCGTCGACGCGGGTGCGGACGCAGTCCTCGCCGCGTCCGTCTTCCACCGTGGCGAGATGACGGTCGGCGACGTCAAGGCCGCGCTCCGCGCGACCGGCCACGCCGTCCGCTGA
- the hisG gene encoding ATP phosphoribosyltransferase: protein MLRIAVPNKGSLSETASEMLREAGYAGRRDPKALHLLDERNGVEFFFLRPRDIATYVGSGALDVGITGRDLLLDSGSEAHEVDALGFADSTFRFAGTPGRFGSLQDLDGVRVATSYPGLVGAFLAEHGVTATLVKLDGAVESAVRLGVADAVADVVSTGSTLRQAGLEIFGPVILESTAVLVSTDETIPGVDVLRRRLQGVLVARGYVMLDYDVPTALLEQATALASGIESPTVSPLHDRDWAAVRVMIPRDDANLIMDALWDLGARAILVSPIHAARL, encoded by the coding sequence ATGCTCCGCATCGCCGTGCCCAACAAGGGCTCCCTGTCCGAGACCGCCTCCGAGATGCTCCGCGAGGCCGGGTACGCCGGCCGCCGCGACCCGAAGGCGCTGCACCTGCTCGACGAGCGCAACGGGGTGGAGTTCTTCTTCCTCCGACCGCGCGACATCGCCACCTACGTGGGGTCGGGCGCGCTCGACGTCGGCATCACCGGCCGTGACCTGCTGCTCGACTCCGGGTCCGAGGCGCACGAGGTCGACGCGCTCGGCTTCGCCGACTCGACCTTCCGCTTCGCCGGCACGCCCGGGCGCTTCGGGTCGCTGCAGGACCTCGACGGCGTCCGGGTCGCCACGAGCTACCCCGGCCTGGTCGGCGCGTTCCTCGCCGAGCACGGGGTGACCGCGACGCTCGTGAAGCTCGACGGTGCCGTCGAGAGCGCCGTCCGCCTCGGGGTCGCCGACGCCGTCGCCGACGTCGTGTCCACGGGCAGCACGCTCCGCCAGGCCGGGCTCGAGATCTTCGGCCCGGTGATCCTCGAGTCGACGGCGGTGCTCGTCTCCACCGACGAGACCATCCCCGGCGTCGACGTCCTGCGCCGACGCCTGCAGGGCGTCCTCGTCGCCCGCGGCTACGTCATGCTCGACTACGATGTCCCCACGGCCCTGCTCGAGCAGGCCACCGCGCTCGCCTCCGGCATCGAGTCGCCGACCGTGTCGCCGCTGCACGACCGTGACTGGGCCGCCGTCCGGGTGATGATCCCGCGCGACGACGCGAACCTCATCATGGACGCGCTCTGGGACCTCGGCGCCCGGGCGATCCTCGTCAGCCCGATCCACGCCGCACGCCTGTGA
- a CDS encoding phosphoribosyl-ATP diphosphatase, with the protein MKTFDDLFAELTEKARTRPDGSGTVAELDAGVHQIGKKIVEEAAEVWMAAEYEGDERTSEEISQLIYHLQVLMVAKGLTPADVWRHL; encoded by the coding sequence GTGAAGACGTTCGACGACCTGTTCGCGGAGCTGACCGAGAAGGCGCGCACGCGCCCGGACGGCTCCGGCACCGTCGCCGAACTGGATGCCGGCGTGCACCAGATCGGCAAGAAGATCGTGGAAGAGGCCGCCGAGGTCTGGATGGCGGCCGAGTACGAGGGTGACGAGCGCACCTCGGAGGAGATCTCCCAGCTGATCTACCACCTCCAGGTGCTCATGGTCGCCAAGGGGCTCACCCCGGCGGACGTCTGGCGACATCTCTGA